A genomic window from Pseudonocardia broussonetiae includes:
- a CDS encoding sulfite oxidase-like oxidoreductase, whose amino-acid sequence MAITRGFTGRRARDPRLPPGQYDARDEWPVLHIESTPALDTAQWTFGVEGLVERPVSWTWDEIHALPRSRYAGDIHCVTTWSKFDMTFDGVSVDTLLEAAGPLPAATHAVVLTHSGYTTNLPLADLTGGKAWVVWDADGTPLTREHGGPARLLVPHLYFWKSAKWVSGLRLLDHDEPGFWERNGYHDRGDPWSEQRYQGD is encoded by the coding sequence ATGGCGATCACCCGAGGCTTCACCGGACGGCGCGCCCGCGATCCGCGGCTGCCCCCTGGCCAGTACGACGCGCGTGACGAGTGGCCGGTGCTGCACATCGAGTCGACGCCCGCGCTCGACACCGCGCAGTGGACGTTCGGCGTCGAGGGGCTCGTCGAGCGCCCGGTGTCGTGGACGTGGGACGAGATCCACGCCCTGCCGCGCTCGCGGTACGCCGGCGACATCCACTGCGTCACGACCTGGTCGAAGTTCGACATGACCTTCGACGGCGTCTCGGTCGACACGCTGCTCGAGGCCGCCGGGCCGCTGCCCGCCGCCACGCACGCGGTGGTCCTCACGCACTCGGGCTACACCACGAACCTGCCGCTGGCCGACCTGACCGGCGGCAAGGCGTGGGTGGTGTGGGACGCCGACGGCACCCCGCTCACCCGCGAGCACGGCGGGCCGGCCCGGCTGCTGGTGCCGCACCTGTACTTCTGGAAGAGCGCGAAGTGGGTCTCGGGCCTGCGCCTGCTCGACCACGACGAGCCCGGCTTCTGGGAGCGCAACGGCTACCACGACCGGGGCGACCCCTGGTCCGAGCAGCGCTACCAGGGCGACTGA
- a CDS encoding SDR family oxidoreductase — protein MTRTALVTGVSRRRGIGFAIARRLLDDGHRVFAQSWSPYDATEPWGADPAGVEGVLAALGHSDGRLGHASVDLADPAAPAALVRGAVEVHGRLDTLVVNHARSQDATLADLDAAVLDAVWAVNVRASLLLVQAFAEQFTGTGGRVVLFTSGAHRGPMPGEIPYAATKATLAAITPTLADALADRDITVNCVNPGPTDTGWATPDLDAYVARHMPRGRWNTADEAAAVVALLLSADAASITGQVVDAEGGFRRSSP, from the coding sequence ATGACCCGCACCGCGCTCGTCACGGGCGTCAGCAGGCGCCGCGGCATCGGCTTCGCCATCGCCCGGCGCCTGCTCGACGACGGCCACCGCGTCTTCGCCCAGTCCTGGAGCCCCTACGACGCCACGGAGCCGTGGGGCGCCGACCCCGCGGGCGTCGAGGGCGTGCTCGCCGCGCTCGGGCACTCCGACGGCCGGCTCGGGCACGCGTCGGTCGACCTCGCCGACCCGGCCGCGCCCGCCGCGCTCGTCCGCGGCGCGGTCGAGGTGCACGGCCGCCTCGACACGCTCGTCGTCAACCACGCCCGGTCGCAGGACGCGACGCTGGCCGACCTGGACGCGGCGGTGCTCGACGCCGTGTGGGCGGTCAACGTGCGGGCGTCACTGCTGCTCGTGCAGGCCTTCGCCGAGCAGTTCACCGGCACCGGCGGCCGGGTCGTGCTGTTCACCTCCGGCGCGCACCGCGGGCCGATGCCCGGCGAGATCCCCTACGCCGCCACGAAGGCCACGCTCGCCGCGATCACCCCGACCCTGGCCGACGCGCTCGCCGACCGCGACATCACCGTCAACTGCGTCAACCCCGGTCCCACCGACACCGGCTGGGCCACGCCCGACCTGGACGCGTACGTCGCCCGCCACATGCCGCGCGGGCGCTGGAACACCGCCGACGAGGCCGCCGCCGTCGTCGCGCTCCTGCTCTCCGCCGACGCCGCGTCGATCACCGGCCAGGTCGTCGACGCGGAGGGCGGGTTCCGCCGCTCCTCCCCGTGA
- the meaB gene encoding methylmalonyl Co-A mutase-associated GTPase MeaB encodes MGERQRRPVDVAALAKGVREGSRSLLARAITLVESNRPDHRVAAQELLLELLPHAGGAVRVGISGVPGVGKSTFIEALGTRLTGDGHRVAVLAVDPSSTRTRGSILGDKTRMAKLAVDENAFVRPSPSAGTLGGVARATRETIVLMEAAGYDAVLVETVGVGQSEVTVAGMVDTFLLLTIARTGDQLQGIKKGILELADVVAVNKADGNHERDAKVAARELSGALRLMTPTHESWRPPVLPCSAQTGMGLDEVWSAVREHRSTLESDGSLGRRRADQQVEWMWAMVRDQLMDRLQAGAKDTIGELEHGVRNGDETPTRAAARLLDTLGLPDQR; translated from the coding sequence GTGGGTGAGCGGCAGCGCCGTCCGGTCGACGTCGCGGCGCTCGCCAAGGGCGTGCGCGAGGGGTCGCGGTCGCTGCTCGCGCGGGCGATCACCCTGGTCGAGTCGAACCGGCCCGACCACCGCGTCGCCGCGCAGGAGCTGCTGCTCGAGCTGCTGCCGCACGCCGGGGGAGCGGTGCGCGTCGGGATCAGCGGCGTACCGGGCGTCGGCAAGTCGACGTTCATCGAGGCGCTGGGCACCCGGCTCACCGGCGACGGCCACCGGGTCGCCGTGCTCGCCGTCGACCCGTCGTCGACGCGCACCCGCGGCTCGATCCTGGGCGACAAGACGCGGATGGCGAAGCTCGCCGTCGACGAGAACGCGTTCGTCCGGCCCTCGCCCAGCGCCGGCACGCTCGGCGGCGTCGCCCGCGCCACCCGCGAGACGATCGTGCTGATGGAGGCCGCCGGGTACGACGCGGTGCTCGTCGAGACGGTCGGCGTGGGGCAGTCGGAGGTGACCGTCGCGGGGATGGTCGACACGTTCCTGCTGCTCACGATCGCGCGCACCGGCGACCAGCTGCAGGGGATCAAGAAGGGCATCCTGGAGCTCGCCGACGTCGTCGCGGTGAACAAGGCCGACGGGAACCACGAGCGCGACGCGAAGGTCGCCGCCCGCGAGCTGTCGGGCGCGCTGCGGCTGATGACGCCCACCCACGAGTCCTGGCGCCCGCCGGTCCTGCCGTGCAGCGCACAGACGGGGATGGGCCTCGACGAGGTGTGGTCCGCGGTCCGCGAGCACCGCAGCACGCTGGAGTCCGACGGCTCGCTGGGCCGGCGCCGGGCCGACCAGCAGGTGGAGTGGATGTGGGCGATGGTCCGCGACCAGCTCATGGACCGCCTGCAGGCAGGAGCCAAGGACACGATCGGCGAGCTGGAGCACGGGGTGCGCAACGGCGACGAGACCCCGACGCGCGCCGCGGCCCGGCTGCTGGACACCCTGGGCCTGCCGGACCAGCGCTGA
- a CDS encoding MarR family winged helix-turn-helix transcriptional regulator, translated as MSDSPASGSLSDGFRAVARRMREAAREALAPWDVTPSQARALGTMLRLGPLRLGDLAEHLRIAPRSATEVVDALEGRGLVERTPDPADRRATLVVPTERGRETGEAIRAARAAESESVFRELSEEDRAELARILRALAR; from the coding sequence GTGTCGGACTCACCAGCTTCGGGGTCGCTCTCGGACGGCTTCCGGGCCGTCGCCCGCCGGATGCGGGAGGCCGCGCGCGAGGCGCTGGCGCCGTGGGACGTCACGCCGTCGCAGGCGCGGGCGCTGGGCACGATGCTGCGCCTGGGCCCGCTGCGCCTGGGCGACCTCGCCGAGCACCTGCGGATCGCGCCGCGCTCGGCGACGGAGGTGGTGGACGCGCTGGAGGGCCGCGGGCTGGTGGAGCGCACCCCCGACCCGGCCGACCGCCGGGCGACGCTGGTCGTGCCCACCGAGCGGGGGCGGGAGACGGGCGAGGCCATCCGCGCGGCGCGGGCGGCGGAGTCGGAGAGCGTGTTCCGGGAGCTGTCGGAGGAGGACCGGGCGGAGCTGGCGCGGATCCTGCGGGCGCTGGCGCGCTGA
- a CDS encoding DUF1932 domain-containing protein: MSTPPTPTLPSRPVIGILHPGVMGAAIGSSLKPVAGAVIWAAAGRSVPTSKRAETADLVGVPDVPELARRAHLIISICPPHAALDVAGQVADALGDRAERPLYVDANAVSPATVAAIAERLGAEHVVDGAVIGPPAWERGSTVLWLSGGRAAEVAALFDRSPFDARVLGADLGAASALKACFGLQSKVVPALWLTMAQAARAHGVEDALREELARDDIDYPALISRAAGQAAEKGWRWAGEMEEAADAIAALGLPDGFSRAAAEVYRAAGNPEGR, from the coding sequence ATGAGCACGCCCCCGACGCCGACGCTGCCCTCCCGCCCGGTGATCGGGATCCTGCACCCCGGCGTGATGGGGGCGGCGATCGGCTCGTCGCTCAAGCCCGTGGCGGGGGCGGTGATCTGGGCGGCGGCCGGGCGGAGCGTGCCCACGTCCAAGCGCGCCGAGACCGCCGACCTGGTCGGCGTCCCGGACGTGCCCGAGCTGGCCCGGCGCGCGCACCTGATCATCTCGATCTGCCCGCCGCACGCCGCGCTCGACGTCGCGGGGCAGGTGGCCGACGCGCTCGGCGACCGCGCTGAGCGCCCGCTCTACGTCGACGCCAACGCCGTCTCGCCGGCCACCGTCGCGGCCATCGCGGAACGCCTCGGCGCGGAGCACGTCGTCGACGGGGCGGTGATCGGGCCGCCGGCGTGGGAGCGCGGGAGCACGGTGCTGTGGCTGTCGGGGGGCCGCGCGGCGGAGGTGGCGGCGCTGTTCGACCGCTCCCCGTTCGACGCCCGTGTCCTGGGCGCCGACCTCGGTGCGGCCAGCGCGCTCAAGGCCTGCTTCGGGCTGCAGAGCAAGGTGGTGCCGGCGCTGTGGCTGACGATGGCCCAGGCGGCGCGCGCCCACGGCGTCGAGGACGCGCTGCGCGAGGAGTTGGCCCGCGACGACATCGACTACCCCGCGCTGATCAGCCGCGCCGCCGGGCAGGCGGCCGAGAAGGGGTGGCGCTGGGCGGGAGAGATGGAGGAGGCCGCCGACGCGATCGCGGCCCTCGGGCTGCCCGACGGCTTCTCGCGCGCGGCGGCCGAGGTCTACCGGGCGGCCGGGAACCCCGAGGGACGCTGA
- a CDS encoding metal-dependent hydrolase: MLGVSHATSGAVLGLAVAGYAPLAFGIEPSAGSVLTFAAVCAGAALLPDLDHPSSTATKHFTAASFLASQVVRPLSGLVYRLTRARRDTGKGTHRGLTHTVLGAVLLGLGVNLASAAWGAPVLLGTLFVCLALAIKGLDAIVPGPPSLVAAAALTFAVEAYVPGGTAGTAGWLGTAVALGMVVHSVGDAITESGAPLLWPVPIRQRRWYPVGSPRPLRFRTGGKVEAWLVAPGLTVAAFVLAALVVPGVAPVLLDLRDRVEQLIAGAAMMAP; encoded by the coding sequence GTGCTCGGGGTCAGTCATGCCACGTCCGGTGCCGTACTCGGGTTGGCGGTGGCCGGGTACGCCCCGCTCGCCTTCGGCATCGAGCCCTCCGCGGGGTCGGTGCTCACGTTCGCCGCGGTCTGCGCGGGCGCCGCGCTGCTGCCCGACCTCGACCACCCGTCGTCGACGGCGACGAAGCACTTCACCGCGGCCTCGTTCCTGGCCTCGCAGGTGGTGCGGCCGCTGTCGGGGCTGGTCTACCGGCTCACCCGCGCCCGCCGCGACACCGGCAAGGGCACCCACCGCGGGCTGACCCACACCGTCCTCGGGGCGGTGCTGCTCGGGCTGGGCGTCAACCTCGCCTCCGCGGCGTGGGGCGCGCCGGTGCTGCTCGGCACGCTGTTCGTCTGCCTGGCGCTCGCGATCAAGGGCCTCGACGCGATCGTGCCCGGGCCGCCGTCGCTGGTGGCCGCGGCCGCGCTGACGTTCGCGGTCGAGGCCTACGTGCCGGGCGGGACGGCGGGCACGGCCGGGTGGCTGGGCACCGCGGTGGCGCTCGGGATGGTCGTGCACTCCGTCGGCGACGCGATCACGGAGTCCGGTGCCCCGCTGCTGTGGCCGGTGCCGATCCGCCAGCGCCGCTGGTACCCGGTCGGCAGCCCGCGCCCGCTGCGCTTCCGCACCGGCGGGAAGGTCGAGGCGTGGCTCGTCGCGCCCGGGCTGACGGTGGCGGCGTTCGTGCTGGCCGCGCTCGTCGTCCCCGGGGTCGCGCCGGTGCTGCTCGACCTGCGCGACCGGGTCGAGCAGCTGATCGCCGGTGCGGCCATGATGGCGCCATGA
- the scpA gene encoding methylmalonyl-CoA mutase gives MIPDFTQVPLDAERVSGEWAGAGQPWDSPEGIPVSPLYTAADLDGLDFLRTYPGIAPYLRGPYPAMYTTQPWTIRQYAGFSTATESNAFYRRNLAAGQKGLSIAFDLATHRGYDSDHPRVGGDVGMAGVAIDSIYDMRQLFDGIPLDEMSVSMTMNGAVLPVLALYIVAAEEQGVEHAQLTGTIQNDILKEFMVRNTYIYPPQPSMQIISDIFGYTSREMPKFNSISISGYHIQEAGATNDLELAYTLADGVEYLRAGIDAGLDIDKFAPRLSFFWAIGMNFFMEVAKLRAARLLWSKLVGQFDPKNAKSLSLRTHSQTSGWSLTAQDVYNNVIRTCIEAMAATQGHTQSLHTNALDEALALPTDFSARIARNTQLLLQQESGTTDVIDPWGGSYYVEKLTHDLARRAWGHIEEVEKAGGMAQAIDAGIPKLRVEEAAARTQARIDSGRQPVIGVNKYVVAQDEQLDVRKVDNAGVRAEQLDKLRRLREERDSREVDAALEALTNAAGKDRRSDDENLLHLAVVAARAKATVGEISDALEKVYSRHAGQIRIISGVYSEETGKNPTFDHARELVDAFAAEEGRQPRILVAKMGQDGHDRGQKVIATAFADLGFDVDVGPLFQTPGEVARQAVEADVHVVGVNSLAAGHLTLVPELREELAKLDRSDIMVVVGGVIPPADVPTLLEMGAAAVFGPGTVIAEAAVDLLTKLGES, from the coding sequence ATGATCCCCGACTTCACCCAGGTCCCGCTCGACGCCGAGCGGGTCAGCGGCGAGTGGGCGGGCGCCGGGCAGCCGTGGGACTCGCCCGAGGGCATCCCCGTCTCGCCGCTCTACACCGCCGCCGACCTCGACGGCCTCGACTTCCTGCGGACCTACCCCGGCATCGCGCCCTACCTGCGCGGTCCGTACCCGGCGATGTACACGACGCAGCCGTGGACGATCCGCCAGTACGCGGGCTTCTCGACGGCCACCGAGTCCAACGCGTTCTACCGGCGCAACCTCGCCGCCGGGCAGAAGGGCCTGTCGATCGCGTTCGACCTGGCCACCCACCGCGGCTACGACTCCGACCACCCGCGCGTCGGCGGCGACGTCGGCATGGCGGGCGTCGCCATCGACTCGATCTACGACATGCGCCAGCTCTTCGACGGCATCCCGCTCGACGAGATGTCGGTGTCGATGACGATGAACGGCGCGGTGCTGCCGGTGCTGGCGCTCTACATCGTGGCGGCCGAGGAGCAGGGGGTGGAGCACGCGCAGCTGACCGGGACCATCCAGAACGACATCCTCAAGGAGTTCATGGTCCGCAACACCTACATCTACCCGCCGCAGCCGTCGATGCAGATCATCTCCGACATCTTCGGCTACACCTCGCGGGAGATGCCGAAGTTCAACTCGATCTCGATCTCCGGGTACCACATCCAGGAGGCCGGGGCCACGAACGACCTCGAGCTGGCCTACACCCTCGCCGACGGCGTCGAGTACCTGCGGGCCGGCATCGACGCCGGCCTCGACATCGACAAGTTCGCCCCGCGCCTGAGCTTCTTCTGGGCGATCGGCATGAACTTCTTCATGGAGGTCGCGAAGCTGCGCGCGGCCCGGCTGCTGTGGAGCAAGCTCGTCGGCCAGTTCGACCCGAAGAACGCGAAGTCGCTGTCGCTGCGGACGCACTCGCAGACCTCGGGCTGGTCGCTCACCGCGCAGGACGTCTACAACAACGTCATCCGCACCTGCATCGAGGCGATGGCCGCCACCCAGGGCCACACGCAGAGCCTGCACACCAACGCCCTCGACGAGGCGCTCGCGCTGCCCACCGACTTCTCCGCGCGCATCGCCCGCAACACCCAGCTGCTGCTGCAGCAGGAGTCGGGCACCACCGACGTCATCGACCCGTGGGGCGGCAGCTACTACGTCGAGAAGCTCACCCACGACCTGGCCCGCCGCGCGTGGGGGCACATCGAGGAGGTCGAGAAGGCCGGCGGGATGGCGCAGGCGATCGACGCGGGCATCCCCAAGCTGCGCGTCGAGGAGGCCGCGGCCCGCACGCAGGCCCGGATCGACTCGGGCCGCCAGCCCGTCATCGGCGTCAACAAGTACGTGGTGGCGCAGGACGAGCAGCTCGACGTCCGCAAGGTCGACAACGCCGGTGTCCGCGCCGAGCAGCTCGACAAGCTGCGCCGGCTGCGCGAGGAGCGCGACTCCCGCGAGGTCGACGCCGCGCTGGAGGCGCTGACGAACGCCGCGGGGAAGGACCGCCGCTCCGACGACGAGAACCTGCTGCACCTCGCCGTCGTCGCGGCGCGGGCGAAGGCCACCGTCGGGGAGATCTCCGACGCGCTGGAGAAGGTGTACTCGCGCCACGCGGGCCAGATCCGGATCATCTCCGGGGTGTACTCGGAGGAGACCGGCAAGAACCCGACGTTCGACCACGCCCGCGAGCTGGTCGACGCGTTCGCCGCGGAGGAGGGGCGCCAGCCGCGCATCCTCGTCGCGAAGATGGGCCAGGACGGCCACGACCGCGGCCAGAAGGTGATCGCGACGGCGTTCGCCGACCTCGGCTTCGACGTCGACGTGGGCCCGCTGTTCCAGACGCCGGGCGAGGTCGCGCGGCAGGCGGTGGAGGCCGACGTGCACGTCGTCGGCGTCAACTCCCTGGCCGCGGGGCACCTCACGCTCGTGCCCGAGCTGCGCGAGGAGCTGGCGAAGCTCGACCGCTCCGACATCATGGTCGTGGTCGGCGGCGTGATCCCGCCCGCCGACGTCCCGACGCTGCTGGAGATGGGCGCGGCGGCGGTCTTCGGGCCGGGCACCGTGATCGCCGAGGCGGCGGTGGACCTGCTGACGAAGCTGGGGGAGAGCTGA
- a CDS encoding ferredoxin reductase, protein MTDTSAGTTHRRTLRWQQARVVSVRDETPTARTLRLALPDPRPHLPGQHYVVRLTAPDGYTASRAYSVASAPDGTNEVELTVERLPDGEVSEYLHDVAEPGDELEVRGPIGGGFFAWTGDTPALLVGGGSGVVPLMAMLRHARAIGRPDLVRLVVSARTGADLYYADELAGPETTVVLTRADLPGRPRGRLTADDLAPLVRADEVVFVCGSPAFCDGVTDLLAAVGVPVGAIRTERFGPSG, encoded by the coding sequence GTGACGGACACGAGCGCGGGCACCACGCACCGCCGGACGCTGCGCTGGCAGCAGGCGCGCGTGGTGTCGGTGCGCGACGAGACGCCCACCGCGCGCACCCTCCGGCTGGCGCTGCCCGACCCGCGCCCGCACCTGCCCGGCCAGCACTACGTCGTGCGGCTCACCGCTCCCGACGGCTACACCGCCTCCCGCGCGTACTCCGTGGCCTCGGCACCGGACGGCACGAACGAGGTCGAGCTGACGGTCGAGCGGCTGCCCGACGGCGAGGTGTCGGAGTACCTGCACGACGTCGCGGAGCCGGGCGACGAGCTCGAGGTCCGCGGGCCGATCGGGGGCGGCTTCTTCGCCTGGACCGGCGACACGCCGGCCCTGCTCGTCGGCGGCGGGTCGGGCGTCGTGCCGCTGATGGCGATGCTGCGCCACGCCCGCGCGATCGGTCGCCCCGACCTCGTCCGGCTCGTCGTGTCGGCCCGCACCGGGGCCGACCTGTACTACGCCGACGAGCTGGCGGGCCCGGAGACCACGGTGGTGCTGACGCGCGCCGACCTCCCCGGCCGCCCCCGCGGCCGCCTCACCGCCGACGACCTCGCCCCGCTCGTGCGGGCCGACGAGGTGGTGTTCGTCTGCGGCTCGCCCGCCTTCTGCGACGGGGTGACCGACCTGCTGGCGGCCGTCGGGGTGCCGGTGGGGGCGATCCGGACGGAGCGGTTCGGGCCCTCGGGCTGA
- a CDS encoding ABC transporter ATP-binding protein: MEADTEKLSRRAGRGTVTAAEKAQAREVSLRRIGRLFAPHRGSLAAVTLIIVASSVVALASPFLLRAVIDTALPERDTTLLAWLTGAMVVVAAVTAALGVVQTWIATSVGQQVMHRLRTDVFTHLQRQSIAFFTRTRTGEVQSRITNDIGGMQTVVTSTATSVASNLTTAVATAVAMAVLSWQLSLVSLVVLPPAVYLTRRVARMRRAITAQQQRELADLNVTVEEGLSISGIQLSRTMGAGPALVQRFTGSSERLVDLELRSQLAGRWRMASTGVVFAAVPAVIYLGAGFTTTLSIGTLIAFTTLQAGLFRPLLGLMSVGVSLVSSLALFARIFEYLDLPVEVDDPADPVEVDPSRMPGHVRIEDVTFAYDGADTAAVAGVTLDVPAGSTLALVGATGSGKSTLAALVARLYDPDAGRVTIDGVDLRDMRLTDLAAVVGVVSQETYLLHTTVRENLRYAKPDATDAEIEAAARAAQVHDLIAGLPDGYDTMVGSRGHRFSGGEKQRLAIARTLLRDPRVLVLDEATSALDTSTEKAVQAAFDALSRGRTTITIAHRLSTVRDADRIAVVDHGRIVESGTHDALVAQHGRYATLAA, from the coding sequence TTGGAAGCCGACACCGAGAAGCTCTCCCGCCGCGCCGGGCGCGGCACCGTCACCGCCGCCGAGAAGGCCCAGGCCCGCGAGGTCTCCCTGCGCCGCATCGGCCGCCTGTTCGCCCCGCACCGCGGCTCGCTCGCCGCGGTCACCCTGATCATCGTGGCGTCGTCCGTCGTCGCCCTGGCCTCCCCGTTCCTGCTCCGCGCCGTGATCGACACCGCGCTCCCCGAGCGCGACACCACCCTCCTCGCCTGGCTCACCGGCGCGATGGTCGTGGTCGCCGCGGTCACCGCCGCGCTCGGCGTCGTCCAGACCTGGATCGCCACCTCCGTCGGCCAGCAGGTCATGCACCGGCTGCGCACCGACGTCTTCACCCACCTGCAGCGCCAGTCGATCGCGTTCTTCACGCGCACCCGCACCGGCGAGGTGCAGTCGCGCATCACCAACGACATCGGCGGCATGCAGACCGTCGTCACCTCGACGGCCACGTCCGTCGCCTCCAACCTGACGACCGCGGTCGCCACGGCCGTCGCCATGGCCGTGCTGTCCTGGCAGCTCTCGCTCGTCTCGCTGGTCGTCCTGCCCCCCGCGGTCTACCTGACCCGCCGGGTCGCCCGGATGCGCCGCGCGATCACCGCGCAGCAGCAGCGCGAGCTCGCCGACCTCAACGTCACCGTCGAGGAGGGCCTGTCGATCAGCGGCATCCAGCTCTCCCGGACGATGGGCGCGGGCCCTGCGCTCGTCCAGCGCTTCACCGGCTCCTCGGAGCGGCTCGTCGACCTGGAGCTGCGCAGCCAGCTCGCCGGACGCTGGCGGATGGCCTCGACCGGTGTCGTGTTCGCCGCCGTGCCCGCCGTCATCTACCTCGGCGCCGGCTTCACCACCACCCTGTCGATCGGCACGCTGATCGCGTTCACCACGCTGCAGGCGGGCCTGTTCCGCCCGCTGCTCGGCCTGATGAGCGTGGGCGTGTCGCTGGTCAGCTCGCTCGCGCTGTTCGCGCGCATCTTCGAGTACCTCGACCTGCCCGTCGAGGTCGACGACCCGGCCGACCCGGTCGAGGTCGACCCGTCGCGGATGCCGGGCCACGTCCGCATCGAGGACGTGACGTTCGCCTACGACGGCGCCGACACCGCGGCCGTCGCCGGGGTCACCCTCGACGTCCCGGCCGGCAGCACGCTGGCCCTGGTCGGCGCCACCGGCTCGGGCAAGAGCACCCTCGCCGCGCTCGTCGCCCGCCTGTACGACCCGGACGCCGGACGCGTGACGATCGACGGCGTCGACCTGCGCGACATGCGGCTCACCGACCTCGCGGCCGTCGTCGGCGTCGTCAGCCAGGAGACCTACCTGCTGCACACGACCGTCCGCGAGAACCTGCGCTACGCCAAGCCCGACGCCACCGACGCCGAGATCGAGGCCGCCGCGCGCGCCGCGCAGGTCCACGACCTCATCGCCGGCCTGCCCGACGGCTACGACACGATGGTCGGCTCGCGCGGCCACCGGTTCTCCGGCGGGGAGAAGCAGCGCCTGGCCATCGCCCGCACCCTGCTGCGCGACCCGCGCGTGCTGGTGCTCGACGAGGCCACCTCGGCGCTCGACACCTCCACCGAGAAGGCCGTGCAGGCCGCGTTCGACGCGCTGTCGCGGGGCCGCACCACGATCACCATCGCGCACCGCCTCTCCACCGTCCGCGACGCCGACCGGATCGCGGTCGTCGACCACGGCCGCATCGTCGAGTCCGGCACGCACGACGCGCTCGTCGCGCAGCACGGCCGGTACGCCACCCTGGCCGCATGA